One window from the genome of Microbulbifer pacificus encodes:
- a CDS encoding SH3 domain-containing protein, whose protein sequence is MTRLSKRKASEWALLIAGLLLAGAASAAEYDNSEQDKKQPVTESFTAGQFGERFPDNLPFDTEQVIVGAEFLNLYTGPGRGYVIDHVVEYGEPLWLLKRRTGWVKVMTRSGKTGWAKIAELDSIVAPDGEPVAVPTPGIDDYREQGLRFGFTYGDFEGANSLGVSLGYRFTGNISAELRVAQTIGAYSNSETYQVAVLHQPFPQWTVSPYFLLGSGINITSPNATIVATEDRQDTTMLTGIGVTTYLSRRFALRAEVANHYLLTSRENNQEIVEWKLGFDVLM, encoded by the coding sequence ATGACAAGGCTGTCGAAAAGAAAAGCTTCCGAGTGGGCACTGCTGATTGCCGGCCTCCTCCTGGCGGGAGCCGCCAGCGCGGCCGAATACGACAATAGTGAGCAGGACAAAAAACAACCTGTAACCGAGAGTTTTACCGCGGGTCAGTTCGGCGAGCGTTTTCCGGACAATCTGCCCTTCGATACCGAGCAGGTAATCGTAGGGGCCGAATTTCTCAATCTCTACACCGGTCCCGGACGCGGCTATGTGATCGATCATGTGGTGGAGTACGGCGAGCCGCTGTGGCTGCTGAAACGCCGCACCGGCTGGGTCAAGGTAATGACCCGCAGCGGCAAAACCGGCTGGGCAAAAATTGCCGAGCTGGACAGCATCGTCGCTCCCGATGGTGAGCCGGTTGCGGTGCCCACCCCGGGCATCGACGACTACCGCGAACAGGGCCTGCGTTTCGGTTTCACCTACGGCGATTTCGAAGGTGCCAACTCCCTGGGAGTGTCCCTGGGTTACCGATTTACCGGCAATATTTCCGCGGAACTGCGCGTGGCGCAGACGATTGGCGCCTACTCCAATAGCGAAACCTACCAGGTTGCGGTATTGCACCAGCCATTCCCCCAGTGGACTGTCTCGCCTTATTTCCTGCTTGGCAGCGGGATCAATATCACCTCCCCGAATGCCACCATCGTTGCCACCGAAGATCGCCAGGACACCACCATGCTTACCGGCATCGGCGTGACCACCTATTTGTCCCGCCGCTTTGCCCTGCGCGCGGAAGTTGCCAATCACTACCTGCTTACCTCGCGGGAAAATAATCAGGAGATAGTCGAATGGAAGTTGGGATTCGACGTGCTTATGTAA
- a CDS encoding 23S rRNA (adenine(2030)-N(6))-methyltransferase RlmJ, which yields MLSYRHGFHAGNFADVLKHCVQMEIIAYLQKKDTPFDYIDTHAGAGLYSLGSDMARKNSEFMTGIGRLFNHSDLPGLRSYLQLVAALNAEKGLKLYPGSPLIAAELLRPQDKAWLFELHPADAEHLRKNLARRRQCQVREEDGFKGLSALLPTRSRRALVLIDPPYEQKDDYQRVVDALKLIHRKMPNAVTALWYPVVERHRIDGLEKQLGSSGIRNIQLFELGVRADEAGHGMTSAGMIVVNPPWTLRSQMDALLPPLAAELSADGDSHYRCDTLVAE from the coding sequence ATGCTCAGTTACCGCCACGGTTTTCACGCCGGCAACTTCGCGGATGTGCTCAAACACTGTGTGCAGATGGAAATCATTGCCTACCTGCAGAAGAAAGACACACCGTTCGATTACATCGATACCCACGCCGGCGCGGGCCTGTACAGCCTTGGCTCGGACATGGCGCGCAAGAACAGCGAGTTTATGACCGGTATCGGCCGTCTGTTCAATCACAGTGACCTGCCGGGGCTGCGGAGCTACCTGCAACTTGTGGCGGCCCTGAATGCCGAGAAGGGGCTGAAGCTCTACCCGGGTTCGCCCCTGATTGCGGCCGAGCTGTTGCGCCCCCAGGACAAGGCCTGGCTGTTCGAGCTGCACCCGGCGGATGCCGAGCATCTGCGCAAAAACCTCGCGCGCCGGCGTCAGTGCCAAGTGCGCGAGGAAGACGGCTTCAAGGGGCTATCCGCGCTGTTGCCTACCCGCTCGCGTCGGGCACTGGTGCTGATCGACCCCCCCTACGAACAAAAGGATGACTACCAGCGGGTAGTGGATGCTCTGAAACTGATCCACCGCAAAATGCCCAATGCGGTTACCGCGCTCTGGTACCCGGTGGTGGAGCGTCACCGCATCGACGGGCTTGAAAAGCAACTGGGCAGCTCAGGTATACGCAATATCCAGCTGTTCGAACTGGGTGTGCGCGCCGATGAGGCGGGCCATGGTATGACATCTGCGGGCATGATTGTGGTCAACCCACCCTGGACCCTGCGCAGCCAGATGGACGCGCTGCTGCCGCCGCTGGCGGCGGAACTGAGTGCCGATGGCGACAGCCACTACCGCTGTGACACACTGGTTGCGGAATAG
- a CDS encoding DUF3570 domain-containing protein produces MAVTDCRKYFGAIALFLCSVATTAAVLPEERADTMYHSYSGGGVTIDGPSVLVRKNVGNKVSLSANYYVDMISGASIDVQATASPYSEQRDEFSLGADYLVDKTTMSLSYTNSSEDDYKAETVGFGIKQDFFGDLSTLSMRVSYGSDDVMRNGDEDFLQQAEHRRYTLGWSQILTTKLIAELSVETVADDGFLNNPYRSVRYLDASSGTGFSYQAELYPTTRNSDAVALRAKYRLPYRAAIKSEYRRYADSWGVDADNLEFRYTHPLEAENLILEGKLRFYQQTGADFYSDLFPYVNATSFRARDKELSDFTSTAIGVGASYQLPERWSLFDRRSSINLYWDYMMFDYDNFRDARATEALPGEEPTYSFNAHVVRLFWSMWF; encoded by the coding sequence GTGGCTGTAACTGATTGCAGAAAATATTTCGGCGCGATAGCGCTGTTCCTGTGTTCTGTTGCAACCACAGCCGCAGTGTTGCCAGAAGAGCGCGCCGATACCATGTATCACTCCTACAGCGGCGGCGGTGTCACCATCGACGGCCCGTCGGTGCTGGTGCGCAAGAATGTGGGCAACAAGGTTTCCCTGTCCGCGAACTATTACGTGGACATGATTTCGGGGGCCTCCATCGACGTGCAGGCCACCGCCAGTCCTTATTCCGAGCAGCGCGACGAATTCTCTCTGGGGGCGGATTACCTGGTGGACAAAACCACCATGAGCCTCAGCTATACCAATTCCAGCGAAGATGACTATAAAGCGGAGACCGTAGGGTTTGGCATCAAGCAGGATTTCTTCGGGGATCTCAGCACCCTGTCCATGCGCGTGAGTTACGGCAGCGACGATGTGATGCGCAACGGCGATGAGGATTTTCTCCAACAGGCCGAGCACCGCCGCTATACCCTCGGCTGGAGCCAGATACTTACCACCAAACTGATTGCTGAGCTGAGCGTGGAAACCGTGGCGGATGACGGTTTTCTGAATAATCCCTACCGCAGCGTGCGCTATCTCGATGCGAGCTCCGGTACCGGATTCAGCTACCAGGCAGAACTGTACCCCACCACCCGCAACAGCGACGCGGTAGCACTGCGGGCCAAATATCGCCTGCCATACCGCGCCGCGATCAAAAGCGAATACCGCCGTTACGCGGACAGCTGGGGGGTCGACGCGGACAACCTTGAATTCCGTTACACCCATCCGCTGGAAGCGGAAAATCTCATCCTTGAAGGCAAACTGCGGTTCTACCAGCAGACCGGGGCGGATTTTTACAGCGACCTGTTTCCCTATGTGAATGCCACCAGTTTCCGCGCCCGCGACAAGGAACTGAGTGATTTCACCAGCACCGCCATCGGTGTCGGTGCGTCCTACCAGTTGCCGGAGCGCTGGTCTCTGTTTGACCGCCGCAGCAGCATCAATCTCTACTGGGATTACATGATGTTTGACTACGATAACTTCCGCGACGCGCGCGCGACGGAAGCGCTGCCCGGGGAGGAGCCCACCTACAGCTTCAACGCCCATGTTGTGCGCCTGTTCTGGTCCATGTGGTTCTGA
- a CDS encoding outer membrane beta-barrel domain-containing protein: MEVGIRRAYVKFACALSLAAFSTAALAQGDETIDEIISPDLERREIREAKIDSEDFEFTVYMGGVLSMEDFGTNRMIGGSLAYHISEDFFMEAAYAESELGLSSYEKLSGSAPLFTDDERDLSMYNLSLAWNFLPGEIFILDRWALNSNLYLIGGVGNTSFGDEEYFTYNVGVGIRMLARDWLALRFDVRDHIFEHEIFGEPQNANNISAQLGVSIYF; encoded by the coding sequence ATGGAAGTTGGGATTCGACGTGCTTATGTAAAATTCGCCTGCGCGCTCTCCCTCGCTGCATTTTCCACGGCGGCGCTTGCTCAAGGGGATGAGACGATCGATGAGATCATCTCTCCAGACCTGGAGCGCCGGGAAATCCGCGAAGCGAAGATCGACAGTGAGGATTTCGAGTTCACCGTGTACATGGGCGGCGTGCTGAGCATGGAAGACTTCGGCACCAATCGCATGATCGGAGGCAGTCTCGCCTACCATATCAGTGAAGACTTTTTCATGGAGGCCGCCTACGCGGAGTCCGAACTGGGCCTGTCCAGTTATGAAAAGCTCAGTGGCAGCGCGCCGCTGTTCACCGATGATGAGCGCGATCTTTCCATGTACAACCTGTCGCTCGCCTGGAATTTCCTGCCCGGGGAAATTTTCATCCTCGATCGCTGGGCGCTCAACAGCAACCTCTATCTGATCGGCGGAGTCGGCAATACCAGCTTTGGCGATGAGGAATATTTCACCTACAACGTGGGGGTTGGTATTCGCATGTTGGCGCGGGACTGGCTGGCTCTGCGATTTGATGTAAGGGATCACATTTTCGAACATGAAATCTTCGGCGAACCGCAGAATGCCAATAATATTTCCGCCCAACTGGGTGTTTCGATCTATTTCTAA
- a CDS encoding TlpA family protein disulfide reductase, with the protein MRNFIAALCASAALLVGAPVSASAPAADFTLASLKDGNLKLSEQRGDVIMLNFWASWCGPCREEMPLLNDLHARYESVGFKVWGVNVDANREDAQAMLNKIPVEFPVLFDAESSVSRLFGVEAMPSSVFIDRDGNVRYVHKGYRSGDEAEYKKIIKELIRE; encoded by the coding sequence ATGCGCAACTTTATCGCCGCCCTCTGCGCCAGTGCTGCCCTGCTCGTGGGGGCTCCCGTATCCGCCAGCGCTCCCGCCGCTGACTTTACTCTCGCCTCCCTGAAAGACGGCAATCTGAAACTCAGTGAGCAGCGTGGCGATGTAATCATGCTCAACTTCTGGGCCTCCTGGTGCGGTCCCTGCCGCGAGGAAATGCCGCTGTTGAACGATCTGCACGCGCGCTACGAATCCGTGGGCTTCAAGGTATGGGGTGTCAACGTGGACGCCAATCGCGAGGACGCGCAGGCTATGCTGAACAAAATCCCGGTGGAATTCCCGGTGCTGTTCGATGCCGAGAGCAGCGTGAGCCGGCTGTTCGGCGTGGAAGCCATGCCGAGCTCGGTGTTTATCGACCGCGACGGTAATGTGCGTTACGTGCACAAAGGCTATCGCAGTGGCGACGAAGCCGAGTACAAGAAAATCATCAAGGAACTGATCCGGGAATAA
- a CDS encoding DUF4266 domain-containing protein: protein MPLLFLAGCETLMPEPWVKPYERHYLADPIMSFERDPVAAGYMNHVYEAREAARGAEGGSGGGCGCN from the coding sequence ATGCCTCTGCTGTTTCTGGCGGGCTGTGAAACCCTGATGCCGGAACCCTGGGTAAAACCCTACGAGCGGCACTATCTCGCCGACCCGATCATGAGCTTCGAGCGCGATCCGGTGGCTGCAGGGTACATGAACCACGTGTACGAAGCGCGTGAGGCCGCAAGGGGTGCGGAGGGAGGTTCCGGAGGTGGTTGTGGCTGTAACTGA